The following nucleotide sequence is from Cicer arietinum cultivar CDC Frontier isolate Library 1 chromosome 2, Cicar.CDCFrontier_v2.0, whole genome shotgun sequence.
ATAGAGATTAAGATGAGCACAACAAGTGCATGGTAGATTTGGAAGTTAGAAGCATATGAAGCAGCACCACTTTTGTGGGCAGCAGGTGCAGGAGCTGGTGCAACATATTCAGTAACAGGAACTGCAACTTTCATCCCTTGCGAACAGAAACCTCCACCACTTAAAAAGTAATAGGTTTTGGCCTCGGTCAACTGAAAAACGTCTCGTCCGGCGCCACCTGTTACGTTCTTAATGAATCCTTGGTCTATGCAGTTTTCATAGCTAGTCTTGTTCACCTCCAGCACATTGAAAAGGTGCCTATCATATCCAAAGTCTGCCAATACATAAGAAATTATAAGTAAATCATTGTGAAAATAGAAAAGTATATTAATTTACAATAATGCAAAACTTTTTCAATTCTGGGTTATGCTATAAACTTTACATTGGAGAATTTTAAACATATCAAACAGGAATAAAGGAGAGGAATATCATTTTTTCTGTTcatcttttattataaaatcatGACTAAACCGACCAGTTCAACCGATTGagtattataaaattcaaaattctcaATCACATTAGTCTTTTAGATAGATCaattaaatctataaaattGTATGAGACGCAAAAGTGAAATTAGtgtgttaaaataaaattgaatcacATTAGTATTTTCCATTTTAGAGATAACCATATAATTTTACTAGTCACAAAATTCGGCCCTAGAGATAACCTCTGCACATTCTctttggtttaaaaaaaaaaaacatcaaaccAAATCGCTCGAacctaaaatataattgttacAATGCTTCACTTTATACAaagaatatacattattttcATTGCACACCCACGAGAGCATTAGAGTTTATGGTTTAGGATTTATCCGGACACAAAAAAAATCGTggaaaataatatgaaaaattgaaTCATACATAAATGTACACATGAAAAGATAaatagtcaaacacaaaccctaaAAATTGAAGAGTTCAGAATGTATGAAgttgaatatatttatatttaaaaaatataagaaaaaaacaaaataaaataagtgaagAAAACTTACATAGCCATTCATTAACATAAAAGTGCTGATTCAAAGCCCATTGTGTCAAATTGTTACCAGGTACCCATCCATATTTTCCACCTCCAACATTAATAAGCTCAGATTTTGCCATGCTACACATCATAGCTATCAtcataatcatcatcatcattgttTTTGTAAAGCTCAAAAACTCCATTTTTTTTTCAGTCACACTTTGAATTGTATCTACACCTAAAAgggttaaatatatataataagacCCTCGATAGGGTGTTACGTTTTTGGAATTAATACAAATCAATCGTTTccaaattcaaattgattttgccATAGTGTTTTTTTGgaaatgattaaatataaatataccaatattgattttttttgacCAATGTGTCGACTATATTAATTAAGCCTGCTAAGAATATCAATACCAACGTTAAAAAAAGCATAACATCAATTAATGTACTTTTTGTTGTACATTATTGATGATAATTTAAGTTGTAGAAGTACCCAATCTTctactattaattttatttgaataaaattattctaaaatatcttATTCAATAAAGAGAGCAATGAATTTTATCATTCTTGATTTTTTActataaacacttttttttattaattttgaattgtatttacaAAAAACAATGTTTTACTAATATTGTTTACTCAAGTTATATCCTCCTATTTTTATGAAACTGTAAATTAACAACCTACATTTTCTCTATTTGGACCAAAATCTCCATAAcgtctttttaaaaatattaattttataaaaatatattatggtaatttagttttgaatttattttaaaatattttaaataaaataagatagcTAATTTGTCACCCACCCTCTCACAATTGTGACTCACTAAACTGGTAGttactttttaaaagttattactTTTCAATTGTTCACTCACTAAATTGTTTCTTAAAATTTGGAGAGAAAACTAAAACAGctatcttatttttaaattgataggTATTACTTTTTAAGTCAATGGATAAGTCAgttatattatttctaaaagagtactattaaataaaaatgtattttttgcaacatgtatttatttttttaaaaataaaaatgtaaattcaGTTCTTGGCGAAATACATGCGCTCGTAGTGTTTTTTTCAAGCTCTTTATTTGTATTAAACGTCTTTCcctttctaaaatattaactataaaAACAATTTGGTAATTTCTCAAGTCAAATTTTTTGGGGTAAATTTTTCGTATCAATAAAAAGAAGAATGCGTATAACACCACATAGAACTAGACAAATCCAAAAAGGacgaaaattaataataaaaacctTAAGTGATAAAAATACTATGGAAATATAAGAGGCAATTAAATTATAGTGTACacaataagaagaagaaaaaagtcaaacaaattaatagaaatagtattttatttaaataaaaaatgcaaacTGATGCAATAGAATACAAAAAGAAAccaacataataaaataaagtcatgTATTgaccaaataaaaattaagactCCTTTTGAGTCATTGTTGATTAAGTCAAAATTAAGAGGTCAACCATTTACAATATGagttaaaattaaagaattaaaattgcaatttttaaattaagagatTAAAATCGTTGATTTTAAAACTGAGGCAGTCAAAAGaacattttagtaaaaatattataacctaaagcaattaaatcaataatataaCTGAAAAAGGaaccaatataattttttttaggtcACATTAAAGACActtgttaaataatttaaaaatgatataaaacaTAAGTTTTACATgggaaaaaaattcaatttttaaaatttcaatacgTTGAATGGACcactttcaaaattatatttatatttttagttttttaacaaaaaacacCCATCAACGTTTGttaacattcttcatttttgttttaataattgaaaaggaaggaaattattatatttaattgtttgaacTTTGTATTTTTAGATTTCAAGGTCAATCTATTACCACCATagaatcaataaaattaatgaaaaattacaaattaccaattttgtttattaattacaaaatatttagaaagtgaagaaaacaataaatgtataaattttatatttgggAATAATTTTAAACCCTCTTATTTGTAattctaattattaaataaatgtttctttttgtctcaAACTAAAACATTTCTTTTTagaactaaaataatattatctttttctttatatatattatctttttctttatatataagaCTTCCTTgactaaatcaaaaaaatttaaaaagttaaatttaatattaaatttattgtaatttgaattattttattactttattatcattggaaagaaaaaactaatatatgaaTACTTTCGTTTTTAATTATCAACAAAACTATTGAGAACATAATATCTATAGAAATGCTCACTTGCAAATGATAACTAGATTAAGACTTATGCATTAAAAGGATaaacatataattttcttaaatattcTATGATATCATgcataaaatttgataataacttaaataaaatatcataattttgtctttaaaaaaaatatatcggTGTGTTGTAGTGCATATATATTGCttataaattagaatttttgtTTATCGATACAAGTTTCATATAATTCAAACAATACTTAAAAAGCATGTGTTTGAGATAACTTCTTTTTCTAGTACCAAAACAATTtactattttgtaaaaaaataataatttactatttgaaaaaattaaaaatatattttagtatacaactattcaaaacaaatttaatatttaatggaATATACAAATTTTCATCCAAATCCATATCAACAGTggtataataagaaaaaataaaaagaaaaaaaatacattaaaacaatataaattgaaTCTAAAGAAATTTAtacttcaataaaaaattattgacttAATTCTTAATTAGATTCATCTATCcagtttaaatattaattttagttatctaCTAAGATATGTGAGAGAtagatttgtatattttatatatctcactaaaaataactatattttattaaaagatatttttttcttctgtaaTGATACAATGTAATAttcaatttgaataaattaaataattttatatactaaaaatgtgggatatatataaatttagagatCAATTAAGTATTAGAGTCTTTGAATGGATGTGTCTAAAGATGATGTGAAAAAGATAATGTAGCTGTCgtcatataatattatataacttattCATATTATCATTGAAACTTAAAAGATATGTATTAGTGTTAGAAATCTATTTCAAGTTTTAATATATATCTAACAAATGCATTTGATGGCTCATAATATactatgtaataaaatataCGCATAATTTAGACCCAAAAAAACATATGTATTTGGATCAAatgtcaacaacaacaattgatcacaaatatatcaaagcatataaataaaattaaaactgaaagacgtaaactaaaaaaatgtaaaaaattctCACATTTTTTGCTTATCTAAAAGGAAAAAATGTTTGCAAGCATGTAGATGAGTATCGAGAAAGTTGGATAGGACATAATATATATGTCATTATCTTTCTTCATATATGTCATTATCTTTCTTCAtataaacataaacaatataCGATATAAAGTAAATTCCACTAATAGTAGTCTATATATGTATTTCTTAATAAACATTTAAAAGGACCCAATATATTAATTGAGAGTAAAAATCATAAGAAGAACCATTATCAATATTCAATAATGATGAAGAAGCAATGAGTGTGGAATAactaatatttatcatattataatttgtaattcaTGACACTTCAATAGTTCCACAAAATATTAGATGttaaaatagtaatagtaaaatgtgtgttaaagtaaaaaaaagtgttaaaataaattgcaagtgtagaataataaaaaagatagaagAATGCTTCTTATATGTGCCAcgtgagaattttttttttagataataatatttgaGAGAA
It contains:
- the LOC101515073 gene encoding early nodulin-like protein 20, with product MEFLSFTKTMMMMIMMIAMMCSMAKSELINVGGGKYGWVPGNNLTQWALNQHFYVNEWLYFGYDRHLFNVLEVNKTSYENCIDQGFIKNVTGGAGRDVFQLTEAKTYYFLSGGGFCSQGMKVAVPVTEYVAPAPAPAAHKSGAASYASNFQIYHALVVLILISMCTSILG